From the genome of Nicotiana sylvestris chromosome 2, ASM39365v2, whole genome shotgun sequence, one region includes:
- the LOC104231185 gene encoding chaperone protein dnaJ 11, chloroplastic codes for MISASFRQSPPPTAANTFSSGESSFLSPSCVRFRQYGSFSVAAATCGSVARCVPAVSASPASFYEILEIPMGATSEEIKAAYRRLARVCHPDVAAVDQKDTSAGEFMKIHAAYCTLSDPEKRAEYDRRLWNQRRRSVGLYSGYTCRNWETDQCW; via the coding sequence ATGATTTCCGCCTCTTTCCGCCAATCACCACCGCCAACGGCAGCCAATACGTTTTCCTCCGGCGAGAGTTCTTTTCTATCACCGTCTTGCGTCAGATTCCGGCAATACGGTTCCTTCTCCGTTGCCGCCGCGACCTGCGGTTCTGTGGCCAGGTGCGTGCCAGCTGTTTCTGCTTCTCCAGCTTCGTTTTACGAAATTCTCGAAATTCCGATGGGAGCCACGAGCGAGGAGATAAAGGCTGCGTATCGAAGATTGGCTAGAGTTTGCCATCCTGATGTTGCTGCAGTTGATCAGAAGGACACGTCAGCGGGCGAGTTCATGAAGATTCATGCTGCTTACTGCACTCTATCGGATCCTGAAAAGCGCGCGGAGTATGATCGGCGCCTTTGGAACCAAAGACGCCGGAGCGTCGGTTTATATTCCGGCTATACTTGCCGGAACTGGGAGACCGATCAGTGCTGGTAA